The Rhododendron vialii isolate Sample 1 chromosome 6a, ASM3025357v1 genome includes a window with the following:
- the LOC131328731 gene encoding uncharacterized protein LOC131328731 translates to MASKENLYKKKCAHSSFCSICEKEVESIEHILFRCPWTKAVWFGCGLTYWINEQSTVTVDKWVEDILCGSMAKEARTEVVGLVFQVCWSIWKARNDCVFNGNLPNLDRTTAMANLANTYYLQATYKVSEGRGVLNNPRRMESKAAFGFLARDSSGQALFWRSGQIIASSTLFTEAWALRIACGVATDMGIMDAIFESDCKELIYCFLKEGHHCHWEISSLVADVKCWAKGRNWKFSWVYREQNRVAHRLASSSFDRNSGIYPGCIPHGIEDLIAREKPP, encoded by the exons ATGGCATCTAAGGAAAATCTCTACAAGAAGAAATGTGCTCACTCTTCGTTTTGTTCGATCTGTGAAAAGGAAGTCGAATCCATTGAGCATATTCTGTTTAGATGTCCATGGACTAAAGCTGTCTGGTTTGGGTGTGGCCTAACTTACTGGATTAATGAGCAATCGACAGTAACGGTGGATAAATGGGTGGAAGATATTCTATGTGGTAGCATGGCTAAGGAAGCCAGAACTGAGGTGGTAGGTCTGGTGTTTCAAGTTTGCTGGTCCATATGGAAGGCGCGTAATGACTGTGTTTTCAATGGTAACCTTCCGAATCTTGATAGAACAACTGCCATGGCAAATCTTGCAAATACATATTACCTCCAGGCCACGTACAAGGTTAGCGAAGGTAGGGGGGTTCTCAATAATCCtagaagaatggaaag CAAAGCTGCCTTTGGTTTTTTAGCCAGAGATAGTAGTGGACAAGCTCTTTTTTGGAGATCTGGACAAATCATTGCCTCCTCGACCCTCTTTACAGAAGCTTGGGCCCTTCGTATAGCGTGTGGGGTTGCTACTGATATGGGCATTATGGATGCAATTTTTGAATCTGATTGCAAGGAGCTGATCTACTGTTTTTTGAAGGAAGGCCACCACTGCCATTGGGAAATTTCCTCTCTGGTTGCTGATGTCAAATGTTGGGCTAAAGGGAGAAACTGGAAGTTCTCATGGGTCTACAGGGAACAAAATCGTGTAGCTCACAGGCTTGCTTCTTCAAGTTTTGATAGGAATTCTGGTATTTATCCAGGTTGTATCCCGCATGGGATTGAGGATCTCATTGCTAGAGAAAAACCCccttag
- the LOC131329372 gene encoding calcium-binding protein KRP1-like, with protein MASNSAQLSFEDMLPIMAEKLGGEGLIGELCNGFELLVDGDKGAITFASLKRNAAVLGLQGLNDGDLRSMLREGDLDGDGALNQMEFCVLMFRLSPELMEQSEVLLEEALEQEFKGFY; from the exons ATGGCGTCCAATAGTGCCCAACTGAGTTTTGAAGACATGTTACCCATAATGGCAGAGAAATTGGGCGGGGAAGGGCTGATCGGGGAGCTGTGTAATGGGTTTGAGCTGCTGGTGGACGGTGATAAAGGGGCGATCACGTTCGCCAGCCTGAAGAGAAACGCCGCCGTGTTGGGTTTGCAGGGATTGAACGACGGTGACCTGAGGAGTATGTTGAGGGAAGGGGATTTGGACGGCGATGGGGCGCTGAATCAGATGGAATTTTGTGTTCTTATGTTCAGACTGAGTCCTGAGTTGATGGAACAGTCTGAAGTTTTGTTGGAGGAGGCGCTTGAACAGGAATTCAAAGGCT tttattaA